The following proteins are co-located in the Moraxella nasovis genome:
- a CDS encoding YggS family pyridoxal phosphate-dependent enzyme: MKVADEMIKTHTLLQNYQAVKTALGKANQGAGRKAGALLLAVSKTKPAQMIRELYKAGQVDFGENYLQEALQKQQELQDLPIIWHYIGSIQRNKTRDIATCFDWVHTVERALIARRLSQQREGLPPLNILIQVNIDDEDSKSGVLAQDLFGLIDEIIGLPNLSLRGLMIIPAKANDNAFIRTKVLFDQVVKKYNLPNWDTLSMGMSGDMTQAVAAGSTMVRVGTAIFGDREYS, translated from the coding sequence ATGAAAGTAGCAGATGAAATGATAAAGACACACACCTTACTGCAAAATTATCAAGCGGTTAAAACTGCCTTAGGTAAAGCCAATCAAGGTGCTGGTCGCAAAGCAGGGGCTTTATTATTAGCGGTATCAAAAACTAAGCCGGCTCAAATGATACGAGAGCTGTATAAGGCAGGGCAGGTAGATTTTGGTGAGAACTATCTACAAGAAGCCTTGCAAAAACAGCAAGAACTCCAAGACCTGCCCATTATATGGCATTATATCGGTAGTATTCAGCGAAATAAAACCCGAGATATCGCCACGTGTTTTGATTGGGTGCATACAGTTGAGCGTGCACTTATCGCTCGCAGGCTTAGTCAGCAGCGTGAAGGCTTACCGCCATTAAATATCCTAATTCAGGTGAATATCGATGATGAAGACAGCAAGTCTGGCGTGCTTGCTCAGGATTTATTTGGGCTAATTGACGAGATAATAGGCTTGCCAAATCTTAGTCTGCGAGGGCTGATGATTATTCCTGCAAAAGCAAATGATAACGCCTTTATCCGCACGAAAGTCTTATTTGATCAAGTGGTAAAAAAATACAATCTGCCAAATTGGGATACGCTATCTATGGGCATGAGTGGCGATATGACCCAAGCGGTCGCTGCTGGCTCAACGATGGTTCGTGTGGGGACGGCAATCTTTGGCGACAGAGAGTATTCTTAA
- a CDS encoding type IV pilus twitching motility protein PilT, with product MTNTPNLNQLLAFVTHHHASDLHLSTGEPPIMRIDGQITRTDLPPLSADAAIALIKASMSDGQFDEFCSQKELDYALQIPQVGRFRVNAFTHHRGVAAVFRHIPDSIPTLASLSFGAVFEKIATLSQGLVLITGATGSGKSTTLAAIIDHINHTQNKHILTIEDPIEFIHHAKYSLISQREVKRDTASFEQALKSALREDPDVILVGELRDLASIRLALTAAETGHLVLGTLHTASAVKTIDRIVDVFNADDKAMIRTMLSESLQAVVSQSLLPKVGGGRIAAHEILISTPAIRHMIREHKLAQIHSAMQTGLNQGMTTLDQALAKLVNQGLISQETSKIYTKDIKL from the coding sequence ATGACAAACACACCTAACCTTAATCAATTACTTGCATTTGTAACACATCATCACGCCTCCGACTTACACCTAAGTACTGGCGAGCCGCCCATCATGCGTATAGACGGGCAAATTACTCGCACTGATTTACCGCCGCTTAGTGCTGATGCTGCGATTGCACTTATCAAAGCTTCCATGTCAGATGGTCAGTTTGATGAATTTTGTTCCCAAAAAGAGCTAGATTACGCCTTACAAATTCCTCAAGTTGGGAGATTTCGTGTCAATGCTTTTACTCATCATCGTGGTGTAGCGGCTGTTTTTCGCCACATTCCAGATAGCATTCCTACGTTAGCCTCGCTATCTTTTGGGGCTGTTTTTGAGAAAATCGCCACATTATCACAAGGTCTAGTACTCATCACAGGGGCGACAGGCTCTGGTAAATCTACCACACTAGCCGCCATCATTGACCATATCAACCACACCCAAAATAAGCACATACTCACCATCGAAGATCCCATCGAGTTTATCCATCATGCTAAATACTCCCTAATTAGTCAGCGTGAAGTTAAAAGAGATACGGCAAGCTTTGAGCAAGCATTAAAGTCCGCTTTGCGTGAAGATCCTGATGTTATCTTAGTGGGTGAGCTACGTGATTTGGCAAGTATTCGCTTAGCACTCACCGCCGCTGAAACAGGTCATCTGGTGCTAGGAACGCTACATACTGCTAGTGCGGTAAAGACAATTGATAGGATTGTGGATGTGTTTAATGCAGATGATAAGGCAATGATTCGCACCATGCTCTCAGAATCGCTACAGGCAGTTGTCAGCCAGTCATTATTGCCAAAAGTCGGTGGCGGAAGAATAGCGGCTCACGAAATTCTCATCAGCACGCCTGCCATTCGTCATATGATACGAGAACATAAATTAGCCCAAATCCACTCAGCCATGCAAACTGGTCTGAACCAAGGCATGACAACGCTTGATCAAGCACTAGCTAAGCTTGTCAATCAGGGGCTTATCAGCCAAGAAACGAGCAAAATCTACACAAAAGATATTAAATTGTAA
- a CDS encoding prepilin-type N-terminal cleavage/methylation domain-containing protein, with protein MNQRAVLGFTLVELLVVLVIIAVLVMIAIPRYQAHQAKAAKLNLMSQMQSLATRLDMATTVKGVHLLDLDDYQGLSDDGDYQLNAQATGSFWQIVATPISKNAPTFSLDQNGKKCQHQDDKSQCGMGDEWLVQR; from the coding sequence ATGAACCAAAGAGCTGTTTTAGGATTTACTTTAGTTGAACTTTTAGTTGTACTGGTGATTATAGCGGTGCTTGTTATGATTGCGATACCCCGCTATCAAGCCCATCAAGCAAAAGCAGCTAAACTTAATCTGATGAGTCAGATGCAAAGTCTAGCTACAAGGCTAGATATGGCAACGACTGTAAAAGGCGTTCATTTATTGGATTTAGATGATTATCAAGGTTTGTCTGATGATGGTGATTATCAGCTAAACGCCCAAGCAACGGGTAGTTTTTGGCAAATTGTTGCCACACCCATATCTAAAAATGCCCCAACATTTAGCTTAGACCAAAACGGTAAAAAGTGCCAGCATCAAGACGATAAAAGCCAGTGTGGCATGGGCGATGAGTGGTTAGTGCAGCGGTGA
- a CDS encoding PilC/PilY family type IV pilus protein, whose amino-acid sequence MGMSSWRAWIYLAVLAFTNTAFANGFGSSILANIAPSLDSVLIFEIDNSTRSGVRSIQQADKICDVSGDMVIHNHVMAQSVQIGDERITYTMHGCRRGNQTIYDAKSVATAALLTLLTKDFSVDHLAIVVHGDHGSSFIKSQDTQAGRAALAKKIARLSTDDQSLSRIFDDNHQCSSHVKIQANATYAEHLDTQIHQIITTAIHQVPNDTTPVVSMMHTHGDHVYVATAHQKEGRWHGNLLKFPAKHGNLTWQYGKDGDGRLTWLGGVDVWAASTDVGMNAQRKIHPQDNSIWVRQSPTSDKFVQLSIGKRDIIGLRLLKDGYSASQLIHLVQLLGVDTSGISAAVSNNELTDILNARARRGVKPTMGAIVHRPYIHDRLMIITDTQGVLRGVNLDSGRQVFAILPRLITGQFGLDAAWVLSDFKQGDASRMMAVGGFGESDKGITALDITNTSYGVAPRLLYDLTPSDLPKLSHIYAAISATQLTLADGKTVPALIFGGGTTPCHMPFIACDGASANAIYAVHARSGQSLAVWTSTKAMNDSRLMVHDIAAPLTLIDKDRDFVADHLYAADLGGQIFRVDFVGDIEHSPVWRIFSAHGDYFASDRSRVAFYQKPQVSLHRIAGRKRTAVISIASSHQSPHLADDKSYLFGVFDDGLTNQINHAKSRHITQDGLIRLDGRSNAILPNQIRHARGWYRTLKVGDDFASGSYDGRIWHAVHNPKQSMHYLTAYKYLLPKPSCQGSPIISQLQGYCLPFGVCQNRSNGNLPMSFVDSVDGMGSMSTMVNGVWQVNLINKNNQHSSINTPKSVGILTPDDTTKDAPTAVENDVNTLSGVLVPQRWYDFRLLNHNLE is encoded by the coding sequence ATGGGTATGAGTAGTTGGCGAGCGTGGATATACTTGGCTGTGTTGGCATTTACCAATACAGCGTTTGCTAATGGGTTTGGATCAAGCATTCTTGCAAATATAGCACCATCTTTAGATAGTGTGCTAATTTTTGAGATAGATAACAGCACACGCAGTGGCGTTCGCTCTATTCAGCAGGCTGATAAGATATGCGATGTATCAGGCGATATGGTTATACATAACCATGTAATGGCACAGTCAGTGCAGATTGGCGATGAACGTATCACTTATACCATGCACGGCTGTCGTCGTGGTAATCAAACCATCTATGATGCTAAATCAGTAGCGACTGCTGCGTTACTGACTTTATTAACAAAAGATTTTTCTGTAGACCACCTTGCTATCGTCGTTCATGGTGATCATGGTTCATCATTCATAAAGTCACAAGATACCCAAGCTGGGCGGGCAGCATTGGCCAAAAAGATTGCTCGTTTATCTACCGATGACCAAAGCTTAAGCCGCATCTTTGATGATAATCATCAGTGTTCGTCACACGTTAAAATTCAAGCAAATGCCACTTATGCAGAACATTTAGATACACAAATCCATCAGATTATTACTACTGCCATTCATCAAGTGCCAAATGATACAACGCCTGTGGTGAGCATGATGCACACTCATGGCGATCATGTATATGTCGCAACAGCACATCAAAAAGAAGGTCGCTGGCACGGTAATTTGCTAAAATTTCCTGCAAAACACGGTAATTTAACTTGGCAGTATGGCAAAGACGGTGACGGGCGATTGACTTGGCTTGGTGGTGTTGATGTATGGGCAGCATCTACAGATGTCGGCATGAATGCACAGCGAAAGATACACCCTCAGGATAATTCAATTTGGGTGCGTCAATCCCCAACATCCGACAAATTTGTTCAGCTATCTATCGGCAAGCGTGATATTATTGGGCTTCGATTGCTTAAAGATGGCTATTCTGCCAGTCAGCTGATCCATTTGGTACAGCTTTTGGGGGTGGATACGTCAGGCATATCAGCAGCTGTAAGTAATAATGAACTGACTGATATACTAAATGCCAGAGCAAGACGTGGTGTAAAACCGACTATGGGGGCGATTGTTCACAGACCCTATATTCATGATCGCCTAATGATTATCACAGATACCCAAGGTGTCTTGCGTGGGGTAAATCTAGACAGCGGACGGCAGGTGTTTGCGATTTTGCCAAGACTTATAACAGGTCAATTTGGACTAGATGCCGCTTGGGTTTTGTCAGATTTTAAGCAGGGTGATGCCAGTCGTATGATGGCAGTAGGTGGCTTTGGTGAGAGCGATAAAGGGATTACTGCACTTGACATTACCAATACATCTTATGGCGTAGCTCCAAGACTATTATACGATTTGACCCCATCTGATTTACCTAAGCTGTCACATATTTATGCTGCTATTAGTGCAACACAGCTGACGCTAGCAGATGGTAAAACTGTGCCTGCTCTTATCTTTGGCGGTGGCACGACACCTTGTCATATGCCTTTTATCGCTTGTGATGGAGCGTCTGCAAATGCTATCTATGCTGTGCACGCAAGATCTGGCCAATCTTTAGCGGTATGGACGTCGACAAAAGCGATGAATGACAGTCGTCTGATGGTGCATGACATTGCAGCGCCGCTAACCTTAATTGATAAAGATCGTGATTTTGTAGCTGATCATCTGTATGCTGCTGATCTAGGCGGTCAGATTTTCCGTGTGGATTTCGTGGGTGATATAGAGCACTCACCTGTATGGCGTATTTTTTCGGCACATGGTGATTATTTTGCATCAGATCGTAGCCGAGTGGCATTTTACCAAAAACCACAAGTTAGCTTGCACCGCATAGCAGGGCGTAAACGCACCGCAGTCATTAGCATTGCTTCATCTCACCAATCACCACATTTAGCAGATGATAAAAGTTATCTTTTTGGTGTGTTTGATGATGGCTTAACAAATCAGATAAACCATGCCAAAAGCCGCCATATTACCCAAGATGGGCTTATCAGATTAGATGGCAGATCAAATGCAATTTTACCAAATCAGATTCGTCATGCTCGTGGGTGGTATCGCACGCTTAAGGTGGGTGATGATTTTGCAAGTGGTAGCTATGATGGCAGGATTTGGCATGCTGTGCATAACCCAAAGCAAAGTATGCACTACCTAACAGCTTATAAGTATCTTTTACCAAAGCCATCTTGCCAAGGCTCACCGATTATATCGCAACTGCAAGGGTATTGCTTACCCTTTGGTGTGTGCCAAAACCGCAGTAATGGCAACTTACCAATGAGCTTTGTGGATTCTGTGGATGGTATGGGTAGTATGAGTACGATGGTAAATGGCGTTTGGCAGGTGAATTTGATTAATAAAAATAATCAGCATTCATCTATAAATACCCCAAAGTCTGTGGGCATTCTCACTCCAGATGATACCACCAAAGACGCTCCGACTGCGGTGGAAAATGATGTGAACACGCTAAGTGGCGTACTTGTACCACAACGATGGTATGATTTTCGCTTGCTTAATCATAACTTAGAGTAA
- a CDS encoding prepilin-type N-terminal cleavage/methylation domain-containing protein has protein sequence MRERGFSLLELMVVLLISSVLLLALMQVYTLGIKSTTTQKTTAELMATKTFALSDMVKNIRLAGLDVGDDILSGGAAGVLTDVNQLAKQHLQGGQALSSLLTRMDQEGTSHTTDRRSDQLTIIYRAAQDMYDCEGALVLGPRQVRLSSGKQAMIAGQVVIERYFIGESVSSGSPTNQDSSSKSLSLRCDAGKFVPEAIKRDGTRNGKSSMYNHAIIDAQSPKAKKVNTIYQFGDNGVVIADDVVGFWVQMSIQTTDGVRWLSPKQYHDDYAKTHQHKPIVLLKVALLNRSSVAMPTDDVMPAAFDIFGKRTQIQENYLNYRLKLHQVDIALRNVANEGVLP, from the coding sequence GTGCGTGAACGTGGCTTTAGCTTGCTTGAGTTGATGGTTGTGCTTTTGATTAGTAGCGTTCTGCTTTTGGCATTAATGCAAGTGTATACGCTTGGCATAAAAAGCACAACCACCCAAAAAACCACGGCAGAGTTAATGGCTACTAAGACATTTGCCCTGTCAGATATGGTTAAAAATATCCGCTTAGCAGGGCTTGATGTAGGCGATGATATATTGTCTGGTGGTGCAGCTGGTGTATTAACAGATGTTAATCAGCTGGCTAAGCAGCACTTACAAGGCGGTCAGGCTTTGTCCTCGCTATTGACACGCATGGATCAAGAGGGTACATCGCATACGACAGATAGACGGTCTGATCAGCTGACGATTATTTATCGAGCTGCCCAAGATATGTACGACTGTGAGGGTGCTTTAGTGCTTGGACCTAGGCAGGTCAGGTTATCGTCTGGTAAGCAGGCTATGATTGCAGGGCAAGTGGTAATTGAGCGGTATTTTATTGGTGAAAGTGTATCATCTGGCTCTCCTACTAACCAAGATAGTTCATCTAAATCTTTGAGCCTGCGGTGCGATGCTGGTAAATTTGTTCCTGAAGCGATTAAGCGAGATGGCACCAGAAATGGTAAGTCAAGTATGTATAATCACGCCATTATTGATGCACAAAGCCCTAAGGCGAAAAAAGTAAATACCATCTATCAGTTTGGTGATAATGGCGTGGTTATCGCTGATGATGTGGTTGGGTTTTGGGTGCAGATGAGCATTCAGACGACTGATGGAGTGCGGTGGCTGTCTCCCAAGCAATACCACGACGATTATGCCAAAACCCACCAGCACAAGCCTATCGTTTTGCTAAAAGTCGCTTTACTGAATCGTTCATCGGTTGCGATGCCAACTGATGATGTAATGCCAGCTGCATTTGACATTTTTGGTAAGCGTACCCAGATTCAAGAAAATTATCTCAATTACCGCCTAAAATTACATCAAGTAGACATTGCATTAAGAAATGTCGCAAATGAAGGTGTATTGCCATGA
- a CDS encoding type IV pilus modification PilV family protein: MIKQSGFSLIEVLAALMIFSVAIFGILAIFLKTGHASKDAYIRTHATTLLTSESEKVRFMNHAQKQSYTATFIPLIQAVQSDTPLMNYQKLAQAMNRPNCQTAVCRNTEFGKANAISAAHYAANEQAMIIAQFCPHAPQSICIIIAWGDTKPLIGSAKPACINTKGQYHSGATCVYLESY, encoded by the coding sequence ATGATAAAACAAAGTGGCTTTAGCTTGATTGAAGTATTGGCAGCACTGATGATTTTTTCGGTGGCAATTTTTGGGATTTTAGCAATATTTCTAAAAACAGGCCATGCCAGCAAAGACGCCTATATCCGCACTCATGCGACGACACTACTAACTTCTGAATCTGAAAAAGTCCGATTTATGAATCACGCCCAAAAACAAAGCTACACAGCGACGTTTATACCGCTGATTCAGGCGGTGCAGTCGGATACGCCCTTAATGAATTATCAAAAGTTAGCCCAAGCTATGAATAGACCGAACTGCCAAACTGCGGTGTGCCGTAATACTGAGTTTGGCAAGGCAAATGCCATCAGTGCTGCTCACTATGCCGCCAATGAACAGGCGATGATTATCGCCCAATTTTGCCCACACGCACCACAGAGTATCTGTATTATCATCGCTTGGGGTGATACCAAGCCACTAATAGGCTCAGCAAAGCCTGCATGCATTAACACCAAAGGGCAATATCATAGTGGAGCAACCTGCGTATATTTGGAGAGTTATTAG
- a CDS encoding ComF family protein, whose amino-acid sequence MVSHHITTILPPYPLAVLPRKWVMQHGRQLSFLACRCVLCRQVMIRQSLLSQLYDPCCAFLCETCHNLTTWQVPMAKIPTSNRKLPLFAASFYQYPINHALNAFKDKEHLPSFLMLIHALNLLPKPEGASRHNTVIIPVPTTNQRLKHRGFNPTLALARYLSYHWKIPVWQGVVRIDDASHQRGLDRDKRLKNIKNAFYVSKVLSVKQAVLFDDVVTTGATLSAMASALWQTDPDLKMLAVCVAHGRDGFSKLGG is encoded by the coding sequence TTGGTATCACATCACATTACCACGATTTTACCACCTTATCCGCTTGCTGTGTTACCTAGAAAATGGGTGATGCAGCATGGTCGGCAGTTATCTTTTTTAGCTTGTCGCTGTGTGCTGTGCCGACAAGTCATGATAAGGCAGAGTCTGCTATCACAGTTATATGATCCGTGCTGCGCATTTTTATGCGAGACTTGCCATAATCTTACCACTTGGCAAGTGCCAATGGCAAAAATTCCAACCAGCAATCGTAAGTTACCGCTATTTGCGGCAAGTTTTTATCAGTATCCGATAAACCATGCGTTAAATGCCTTTAAGGATAAAGAGCATTTGCCTTCTTTTTTGATGTTAATTCACGCATTAAACCTTCTGCCAAAGCCAGAAGGGGCAAGCAGGCATAATACCGTGATTATCCCTGTACCAACGACCAACCAGCGTCTAAAGCATCGGGGTTTTAACCCAACACTTGCATTGGCTCGTTATCTGTCTTATCACTGGAAAATCCCTGTTTGGCAAGGGGTGGTAAGGATCGATGATGCTTCTCATCAGCGTGGTCTTGATCGTGACAAGCGTCTAAAAAACATCAAAAACGCTTTTTACGTTTCAAAAGTGTTATCTGTCAAGCAAGCGGTTTTGTTTGATGATGTGGTCACCACAGGTGCAACACTGTCTGCTATGGCGAGTGCGTTATGGCAAACTGACCCAGATTTAAAGATGTTGGCGGTGTGTGTCGCTCACGGTCGAGATGGATTTTCAAAGTTAGGGGGCTAG
- a CDS encoding phospholipase A: MKLSCAIKALSLSMLALSGAAYANDVASQTDAKSVNELGFDQKSKQNLLEKCTQITVNTTRLACFDQVMDNEDTKVLADKKPIVISQTIKSIFTGDPALVRDDVLSVGLTIEQQAKNTEIVKSLNQRYSPLSLAYDLDKNSEQGLWTARPHNPTYALPLFLNARPNRSPGTPNQRTQDFSLNEMREAELKFQVSLKTKAAEDLFGTDADLWMGYTQQSHWQVYNENSSRPFRAHDYQPEVFVTQPVKADLPFGGSLRMLGAGLVHHSNGENDPLSRSWNKAYLMTGMEWNKLTVMPRLWTRVLKGTDSKKPDDNPDILDYYGYGDIKFIYELDKGKNISGTVRYNPTTHKGALQLDYVRPLGKGVSGYIQFFKGYGQSIIDYNHESTTLGVGVMLDSGWTGL, from the coding sequence ATGAAATTATCATGTGCAATTAAGGCGTTAAGCCTGTCTATGCTTGCATTAAGTGGCGCTGCGTATGCTAATGACGTGGCAAGTCAGACAGATGCTAAAAGTGTAAATGAGCTTGGATTTGATCAAAAATCTAAGCAAAACTTACTTGAAAAATGCACCCAGATTACTGTAAATACGACCCGCTTAGCATGCTTTGATCAAGTTATGGATAATGAAGACACCAAAGTATTGGCAGATAAAAAACCCATCGTCATCAGCCAGACTATTAAGAGTATTTTTACTGGTGATCCTGCTTTGGTGCGTGATGATGTGCTGTCTGTTGGATTGACGATAGAACAGCAGGCAAAGAATACAGAAATTGTAAAAAGTCTAAATCAGCGTTATTCACCACTTAGCCTTGCTTATGATTTAGATAAGAACAGCGAACAAGGCTTATGGACTGCCAGACCACATAACCCAACTTATGCATTGCCATTATTCTTAAATGCTCGCCCAAACCGTAGCCCAGGGACGCCTAACCAAAGAACGCAAGATTTCTCGTTAAATGAAATGCGTGAAGCTGAGTTAAAGTTCCAAGTGTCCTTAAAGACAAAGGCTGCTGAGGACTTGTTTGGCACTGACGCTGATTTATGGATGGGCTACACTCAGCAGTCACATTGGCAGGTATATAATGAAAACAGCTCTCGTCCATTTCGTGCCCATGATTATCAGCCAGAGGTGTTTGTAACTCAGCCTGTGAAAGCGGATTTGCCGTTTGGTGGCAGTTTGCGTATGCTTGGAGCAGGTTTGGTACACCATTCTAATGGAGAAAATGATCCGCTATCACGTTCGTGGAATAAAGCATATTTGATGACTGGTATGGAATGGAATAAGCTGACGGTTATGCCGCGTTTATGGACAAGAGTTTTAAAGGGAACTGACTCAAAAAAGCCTGATGATAATCCTGATATTTTGGATTATTATGGATATGGTGATATAAAATTTATCTATGAGCTTGATAAAGGCAAAAATATCTCAGGAACGGTGCGTTATAACCCTACCACGCATAAAGGAGCATTGCAGCTTGACTATGTACGCCCGCTTGGTAAAGGCGTGAGTGGCTACATTCAGTTTTTTAAAGGCTATGGGCAGTCGATTATTGATTATAACCATGAGTCAACGACGCTGGGTGTAGGTGTCATGCTAGACAGTGGTTGGACTGGGCTTTAA
- a CDS encoding DUF3465 domain-containing protein — protein sequence MAALLNGCTSDDTNNQSGCQNDVAIHSFQNHHSNVQVLACGVVVAILKDDNRGSRHQRFIVQLSNSSQTVLVVHNVDVAHRVNGLNEGDFVALYGEYEYNDQGGVIHWTHRDVAGRHQDGYISHNGVRYY from the coding sequence ATGGCGGCATTATTAAATGGTTGTACAAGCGACGATACGAACAATCAATCTGGGTGCCAAAATGACGTCGCCATTCACAGCTTTCAAAATCACCACTCTAATGTGCAAGTTTTAGCTTGTGGCGTGGTGGTTGCGATATTAAAAGATGATAACCGTGGCAGTCGTCATCAGCGATTTATTGTGCAGTTATCTAACTCATCTCAAACGGTACTTGTGGTACACAATGTTGATGTCGCTCATCGTGTCAATGGGCTAAATGAGGGTGATTTTGTTGCGTTATATGGTGAGTATGAATATAACGATCAAGGTGGCGTTATCCATTGGACGCATCGAGATGTCGCAGGTCGCCACCAAGACGGCTATATCAGCCATAATGGCGTGCGGTATTATTGA
- a CDS encoding HlyD family type I secretion periplasmic adaptor subunit, which produces MSNTYQYQPYKPDTSRARIIVWVALVTVIALLTWAYFAKIDQVTRATATVIASARTQEVQASEGGILTQLLVQEGDEVRQGQLLAVLEEERAQAAVDNSATKVAALQAQVSRLEAEIFNKRLVFPESVYRYPEYIQNQTELYNRRRQAIQEDVSSLQNMLELAKKELRIHEPLLEAGDVSQAEVIKLQRQVSDVEAQIANKRNKYFEEAQAELTKAQENLEAEQEQLRERTQVLGEKRLIAPTDGKVKNIEVTTIGGVVRAGDTIMQLLPTSSDLIVEAKVSPADIAYVKEGQVASVKLDAYDYSIFGAMKGEVTYISPDTLMERTERGEKPYYRVQIHISGAEFSGRADDIVIRPGMTASVDIKAMERTVLSYLTKPITKTLSEGFGER; this is translated from the coding sequence ATGTCAAATACATATCAATACCAACCTTACAAGCCGGATACCAGCCGTGCAAGAATCATCGTATGGGTCGCTTTGGTGACTGTGATTGCATTGTTGACTTGGGCTTATTTTGCTAAGATTGATCAGGTAACTCGTGCCACAGCCACCGTTATTGCAAGTGCTAGAACCCAAGAGGTTCAGGCATCTGAAGGTGGTATTCTGACTCAGCTGTTGGTTCAAGAGGGTGATGAAGTCAGACAAGGTCAACTACTTGCTGTGCTAGAAGAAGAGCGAGCGCAGGCAGCGGTAGATAATTCAGCAACTAAAGTTGCCGCCTTGCAAGCCCAAGTATCTCGCTTGGAGGCTGAGATTTTTAATAAGCGACTTGTTTTTCCAGAGAGTGTTTATCGCTACCCTGAATATATTCAGAACCAAACAGAGCTTTACAACAGACGCCGCCAAGCTATCCAAGAAGATGTATCATCATTACAAAATATGCTAGAACTTGCAAAAAAAGAGTTGCGTATTCATGAACCGCTTTTAGAGGCAGGAGATGTCAGTCAAGCAGAGGTGATTAAACTACAAAGGCAAGTATCTGATGTTGAAGCTCAGATTGCCAATAAGCGTAATAAGTACTTTGAAGAAGCACAGGCAGAACTGACAAAAGCCCAAGAAAATTTAGAAGCAGAACAAGAACAGTTGCGTGAACGCACCCAAGTTTTAGGTGAGAAGCGATTGATTGCACCGACTGACGGCAAGGTCAAGAATATCGAAGTAACCACCATTGGTGGTGTGGTGCGAGCAGGTGATACCATCATGCAGCTTTTACCAACAAGCAGTGATTTGATTGTTGAGGCAAAAGTCAGCCCTGCAGACATTGCTTATGTCAAAGAAGGTCAAGTGGCAAGCGTTAAGCTAGATGCATACGATTATTCGATTTTTGGTGCTATGAAAGGCGAAGTGACTTACATTAGCCCAGATACGCTAATGGAACGCACCGAACGAGGTGAAAAACCTTATTATCGTGTACAAATTCACATCTCTGGAGCGGAGTTTTCAGGTCGTGCAGATGATATCGTCATCCGTCCTGGTATGACAGCAAGTGTTGATATTAAAGCGATGGAGCGTACAGTCTTATCTTATCTAACCAAGCCGATTACCAAGACATTATCTGAGGGCTTTGGCGAGCGTTAA